Sequence from the Bacillus sp. es.036 genome:
TGGTACAAGCGTGAATTTCATTGGGAGAAAGACACTAATAAAAAACTTTTGCTGCATTTTGAAGCCGTTGATTATCACACCAAAGTTTGGGTGAATGGAGAATTTATTGGTGAGCATGAGGGTGGCCATACCCCATTTAGCTTTTCCATCTCGAATGCCATCTGTAACGGTGAGAACACGATCGTCGTTCGGGTGGAAGATCGCAATAGTGTGGAGCAGCCGGTTGGGAAACAGTCGTGGAAAGGTGACAACTTTTTATGCTGGTATTCAAGAACGACAGGTATTTGGCAATCCGTTTGGCTTGAGGAAGTGCCTTTTCAGTATATTGAGGATGTTAAGATGACGCCTCGAGTAGAAGAAGGGAGACTTTCGATTGAAGCGAGTCTACCACGTCAAAAGAAAAAAGCTTACTTCGAGGCAAACGTTTATTTTAAAGGGGAGTGGATCGATACCGTAGGCGTATGGGTGAAAGAAAATCAAACGAGTGTAGAGCTCACCGCCAACGTTGAATCGGACCAAGCTGATTTTCGCGTCTTTTATTGGACGCCAGATACACCGAATCTGTATGATGTTACGTTTCAACTATTTGTCGATCAAGAGATTGTGGATACGGTCGAAAGTTATTTTGGGATGAGGAGTATTGAAGTTCAGGAAGGTCGGATTCTACTTAACAGAGATACTTTTTACCAAAAACTAATTCTCGATCAGGGCTATTATAACGATTCGTTGATGACCGGGAATTATGAACAGATGGAGTCTGACCTTCTTAAAGTGAAGGAGATGGGGTTCAACGGTGTTCGACGCCATCAAACAATTGCGGACAGACGGTACTTAGCTCTTTGTGACGAATTAGGTTTAGTCGTGTGGGCTGAGATGCCAAGTAGTTTTAAGTTTAGTAGCACGTCGATGTTTCGCATGATGAATGAAACGAGAGAGATGGTGCAAAAACATTATAACCATCCGTCGGTTATTATTTATACCCTTATGAATGAATCTTGGGGCGTGAATGAAATCTACCACCGAGAAGATCAGCAGGCATTTGTAAACGCTCTCTATTATCAGACAAAGGCTCAGGATCCGAGTCGCCTTGTAGTAGGAAATGATGGATGGGAACATACGCTAACCGATATCTTGACGATACATGATTACAATTCTGATGCGGAATCTTTAAGAAATAGCTATGAAAAGATGGATTTTGTAAATGGTAGTCCTTCGAAAACAAGCCGGAAGCAAAATTATGCGAAAGGCTATGCATACCGAGGGGAACCGATCATGATCAGTGAATATGGCGGTATAGCTTATGGTAATGAACAGAGCGATGTTGAGTGGGGCTATGGTAGTCGCCCTCAAACGGAGGAAGAGGTACTCCATCGTTTGGAAGAACTAACAAAAGTGATTATGGAGAATGACAGCATTCAAGGTTTTTGCTATACCCAGCTGACAGATGTAGAGCAGGAAGTGAATGGACTTCTTGATCATCATCATGACTATAAATTTGATCCAAAAAAAATTAAGAAGATCTTATTATCCAGGCAGTCCAACGGTTTTATCTTTGAATAATAGAGGGGGAATAAACGATGGAAACAGCGAGAAAGTATGCTTCACCTAATATCGAAACGAAAGAGGATATCCGACCGAAAGAATTTGCTTCTTATTTTGGATATGGGTTTGGGCAGTGTATTAGCTTTGGATTGGTAGGATCTTATATTCTCTTTTTCTATACCGACATTTTAGGAATATCCGCTGCAGCAGCAAGTATAATTTTCCTTATTGCCAGAACGTGGGATGCAATTAATGATCCGATGATGGCTTCTGTGATGGACACGCTTCATTCAAGACACGGAAAGTTTCGACCTTATTTAAAGGTCATGCCGTTTTTCGTTGCGATCATCACGATTGTCTGTTTTCTCCCCTTAGATGGACTAAGTCCAACTGCCAAGTTAATTTATGCGGGTGGCACGTATATCCTTTGGGGTATGATTTATACCGTTTCGGATGTACCGTACTGGTCGCTCTCCTCTGTGATGAGTCAGGATGCACAGCAGCGCACGAAATTAATTACGTTTGCGAATATGGGCGTTTTCGCCGGTATTGCTTTATCGCCAGTCTTATTTGTCCCCCTTGCTGAGTGGCTGGGTGGAGACGATATGGGGCAGGGGTACTTCCTTGCAACAGTGGTGCTCATGGTTTTTGCGCTACCGATCATGCTGAATGGATTTAAAAATACGAAGGAACGAGTCAAAGCTCCTAAGACAAAAGTAAAGCTCTCTGATGCAGCACGTGCCATCAAAGCAAACAAACCAATGTTCGCCGTATTAGTCGTTTTCTTTTGCAACGTTTTTATGAATATTACTCAAGCCTTAAACGTTTTCTTTTTCACATACAATCTTGGAAGCGCTTCACTCATGTCCATTTTCGGTATTATTAGTTTAGCTAGCTGTATCGGGTTTTTCATTATCCCAACGCTAGCAAAGCGATTCAAGAAGAAGCATATGCTCATGACGATTGTTGCCCTTGATATTGTCATCCGTGTCATCTGGTTTACTGTTGGTTACTCCAGTGTATTTGTTTCCTTTGTATTTATCGCGATCACCATGCTCCTTTACACGGCAACGGGGCCATTAATTTCCTCGATGCTAGCAGAAACAATCGAATATACCGAATTGAAAACTGGGAAACGAAATGAAGCAATCATCTTCTCTGGACAAACCTTTACAGGGAAACTATCTGTAGCGATTGCGGGTGGTGCGACTGGGCTGATCTTAACATGGATTAACTATCGTCCTAATGAGGCTCAAACTGATTTTACACTTGATATGATGTTTTTCGTTATCGCGCTATTACCTGCACTAGGTTCACTTATAAGATTAATTGTGATGTATTTTTACTCTTATACAGAAGACGAGTACAATGTAATTGTTGAAAAACTGCACGAAAGAAAATTGAGAGAGCAATAGAATAAGTTCCATAACAGTAGTAGCTCCCTTAGTAGGGGGCTACTACTGTTATGTCGATAGTTTGTTATAATTGGTCCTAGGAATAAAAGAGGGAGGTCTGAGTCATTTGAAAAAGTTACAGCTATCTTTTGATAACATGGTGCCAATTAATAAAGCTCTTGCAAATCAAACAAGAGTGCAAATTCTTAAGTTGCTAAGTGACAAACCATATAATGTGAACGATTTAGCAGAAAAGCTTGGATTGCCTTTTTCGACAACTGCTTCACATGTTAGTAAATTAGAAGATGTTGCTCTCATTGCCACCGAGCTAGTACCGGGAAGAGGAACCCAAAAAGTGAGTGCGATGAATTATGATCGCATTGTCGTTGATTTATATAGTTCGGATGAAAAAAAGGAAGAGCAACAAGTCACCTACGAAATGCCAATAGGGGATTATCTCGACTGCCATGTGGTACCGAATTGTGGAATTGTAGATGAGAAGGGTTTTATCGGAATGCAGGATGATCCTCGTTCCTTTTATGAACCAGATCGAAAGCAGGCACAGCTCCTGTATTTTAAAGATGGGTATGTGGAGTATCGCTTTCCAAACCGCATTCCTTATGGCTTTAGAGCAAGTGAGTTAGAAATAAGTGCTGAAATTTGTTCAGAAGCGCCCAATCACAAACTAGATTGGCCATCTGATATAACGGCATGGGTGAATCATGAAGAAGTTGGAACGTGGACCTCACCAGGTGACTTTGGTGGAGAGAGAGGTCAGTTAACACCTGAATGGTGGCGAACCAATTTAACGCAGTATGGGTTGCTAAAGCATTGGAAACTGAATAAGAGTGGTTGTTATATAGATGGTGAGAAAATATCTGATCAAACGATTGATGATTTTCAGTTGTCTAACTACCCTTACATTGCCTTTCGATTAGGGATAAAAGAAGATGCTGTCAATAGTGGTGGAATGAATTTGTTTGGTCCTAAGTTTGGGAATCATGAACAGGGAATTGTGGTTCATATCAAATATGATTCGTGAATAAATGATAATGCTACGGTTGAAGGTGCAAGATAGTTGAAACTTTTAATCTAGCGCATCAAACAATGATCCATCTTACAAAGTGGACTACTTCATTCAAACATTTTTTCTTAGAAAGTAAAATTCCTAGTTCCTTACAATAAATATAAAAAAACAGTGCCGCTGACTAGTTAAAGAACGATTCATTAGAAAGGCGTGATTTCTTTGACTCTTTTAAGAAAAGTGAATTTGTTATTGGCAATCGTAGCAATAGGAATGGCTTTCTCTCATTTTTTTATTTTTCCTAACGCGATTTCTAGTCAAGTCTTTATATCATTTTTGTTTGTTATGTTTCTGTTATTTGGAATAGAAAAAATTAGAGAAGAAAAACAAAATAAAAAAATAGCCAATACATACATTGTTACAGCAGTCATTCTTTTCATTGTGTTAATGACTGATTTATTATAAAAAAATATAAACTAATGAAAAAGACTGCGCCTCAGAATACACCTTATTTCGCAACTTAGTAAACTATAATTAAATTATGTAAACTAGAAAGGGAGATCATATGCCCGACTGGTCCTATCATGTGATATTTAAACCTTTTCTATCAAAATGGTGTCCCGAATTTTCACGAGAGTTTATACATCAGTCCATGAATTGTATTGCTTCACTTCCAGGTGGACAGCATCTCATTCACTTTTTAGGCAGAGAAGAGGTTTCCGATGAGCTGATGGTTAAGATCGAGGACATTACTTTTCCAGGCTGTGTGGGGCTATCTAGCAAAATTGATCCCAGACTTTCTGGTTTAAAAGGATTTAGCCACTTAGGGTTTGGCTGTATTGAAATTGGTCCGATTACGAAAGAGCCATCTGAAAAATACACAAAACCAACAAGGCTTCAGAATGGAAGTATTGCTCTTTCTAAACAGGGAGAGAGAGCGGGTCTTGTAAAGACCCTTCAACGGTTAGGTCAATCCAAGCTGGTTCAGCCCGCTATGTTCCAGTTAAGCGGTACAAACGCTGAGCTAATTGAGATCGCTAGAGCTTTAAAACCTTATAACGGTGTTTATGAAATTGATTATAGTGAAATCGATTTTACGAATATGGATGTGCTGAGGTCCATTCGAGAATGGAAAAGCATTTATATTCGCGTGCCAGGTAATCAAATTGAAAAGGCTGACTTGCATTCTATTTTTCCATACATAACGGGTGTTGTGATTGATGAAGTGCAAGGTTTGGATACGTTGGCAAATCTTGCGATACATAAGGAAGCGATTGTCTATTGTCAAAATGAATATCCTTCATTAAGACTGGTGACCGTGGGTGGAGTGAAAGAGCCAGATGATGCTGTACAGCTATTAAATCATGGTGCTGATTTGTTGTTCCTATCGGGTGAATATGTCGAAGTTGGGCCAGGCTTGCCTAAGAGAATTTATGAAGCGATCAACGATGAGAGCGCATTTCAAGAAGAACTTAGTGGATGGAAAGACTACTTCTTGTTTGGATTATTCATCATGATTGGTGGCTTGATTGCTTTAGTGTTAAGTCTCACTTCGATTGTTTTACCTTATGATGAAAGCTTCATGCAGCTAACTCGTGAGGAGCTTCTGCTCTTTAATGAACGACTCTTATGGTTTATGGCACATGACCGAATGACGTTAGCTGGAACGATGATTTCTGGTGGCATTGTTTATATGACGTTGTCTTATTACGGAGTTAAAAACGGTTTGCTGTGGGCGAAGCAGGCGATTGATATTGCGGCAATTATCGGTTTTCTAGGTATCTTGCTTTTCATTGGCTATGGCTACTTCGATTGGCTACACTTGCTGTTTTGGATTATACTATTACCCTTTTACTTGAGAGGATATGTGAAAACGAAAGGGATAAAGAGGACGCCGAAATCACGCAACCGTCGAAATGACCTGGCATGGCGTAAAGGCATTATGGGGCAATTTTGTTTTGTTATGCTTGGATTTTCATTTGTTCTTGGTGGAGTGATTATTTCTGGAATTGGTGTGGCAGGGGTATTTGTGCCAACGGATTTACAATACATCTGCATGCCAGCGGATCTGATTCACTCATTCAATGATCGGTTGATCTCTGTCATCGCCCACGACCGTGCTGGATTCGGAGGAGCGATGATGAGCGTTGGATTGTTAGTGCTAATGTCTGCTCTCTGGGGCTTCCAATCGGGGAATACCTGGCTATGGTGGATGTTTCTTATAGGAGGTTTACCTGCGTTTGTAGCAGGAATTTATGTACACATCATGATTGGCTACACGACGTTTATTCACTTGCTACCGGCCTACATCGTTCTTGCGCTATTCTTTGGAGGGTTGTACTTTTCAAAAAGTTATTTGATGGGGAAGTATTCATATTGAAGAATTAGAAGTGGATTCTCGATTGTTCAATGGAGTCCTATTTTAATCGGAAGCTGAAGTTCACTTTAGGGTGCTTCGGCTTTTTTATATGAATTATTTCCTAATTTCATCCTAAAGTCGTAGAGAAGTTCATTCATTGTACTAGCGCTATGACGCTGAAGAAAGCTTAAAATATAAGTATGTCTCAATTAGATTTTTGGAAGTATCGTGCTTATATATAGTAATTGGAGGGAACGACGATGAAATTTCAAGATTTTAACGCAGTTCAAGTTCGAATAGCTAGGCCGACCGATCAATTTGATAAGATTATTCAGTTTTACGAACATGGATTAGGTTTGCAGCGAGTAGCTGAATTCACAGGACATGAAGGATATACGGGCGTGGTATATGGTTTACCACAACTATCCTATCAACTAGAGTTCACGTCACATGAAGAAGGTAGCCCTTGCCCTGCTCCTACTGCTGATAACTTGATTGTTTTCTATATTCCAAATGGAGAAGAGCTGAAAAGCGTAGCAGAAAGGCTTCAACAAATGGGGCATAGGGAGGTAGAACCAGAAAATGTGTATTGGAAAAAGAAAGGATTAACGATTGAAGATCCTGATGGCTGGAGAGTTGTATTAATGAATACAGAAGGGATTTAAACTTAATCGATACCTAACTTTTAAATTTGTAGTTGGAATCGGGAATGGAATAATATGTTAAAATCAATGGTGAAGATAAAAATGATTTATTATATTGAAACTGCTTACACCAAAATTACGTAAAGCGGACACCACGTTAAAAAGGAGGAGAGCGCAAATGACACCTGTTATCTTAACAATTATAACGGTTACAGCCTTAATTATAGCCACATTTATCGTTTTTCGTAAAAGAAAAGCGGCTGGTTTGACCGGTATAAGAAGTGCCTTAACACCAATGTTTCTCTTTCTCATTGCGATCGTGAACCTTTTAGCTTACTGGTTTGATTTCATGGGAATGATCAACTGGGTTGCGATGATGGTTTTTCTCTTACTCGGTGCTTATTTTACTAAGTACACCTTCAAAACTGAAAACAAGACTTAATCTGTTGTTTGGCTGAAAGGGTGTAAGTAATTATATGCCAAAAAACATTAAACTGGCTCTGATTGTCACAGTGTTCTTAGCTTTGCTCCTTGGAGGAATTTTGATCACTGCATGGATCGATTCATGATCGGTAAAGTTCTTTTATAACAAATGATTTAGCATGGGGGAAAACAAGATGGAAGTTAGAATACATAGACTTCAAGAAAGTGATGCGGAATCATTGTTTCACTTTGAGGTCGCAAACAGAAGCTTTTTCAATAAGATGGTCCCAGATCGTGGTGAGGATTATTATAAGTTTGAGACGTTTAACGATAAGCTCGTACAATTAATAACTGAGCAATCTCTGGGTTTATCGACCTTTTATCTTGTAAGAGATGAAAATGGCACGATTATAGGAAGAATTAATTTAGTTGATTTTAATCACTCTAACCAGAGCGTCGAGCTTGGCTACAGAATTAGTGAAAATCAGTCTGGTAAAGGTATGGCTACATTAGGTGTCAAGCGAGTACTAGATGAGGTCTATCATCAAAATAAGATTAAGCACATCTCCGCTAGGACAACGAAAGACAATCTTGCTTCACAAAAAGTACTTGAAAATAATGGTTTTACATACATCTCTACAGATCCAGATGAAGTGCTATTGAACGGAGTAAAAGTAAATTTAATTCACTATCGGTGGAGTAAATAATTAACTTATGCTAAGAAATGACCTGGTATCTTGAAAGTTGTGAAGCGAAATTAAAAGAGGGGGAAGGAATGAATGTATCAGAAATGCTGTCTATGCAGGCGAGAGGGCTTCCTAATCATGAAGCGATTGTATCGAATGGAAAGAGAATATCTTAAAGTGAGTGGGATACGGTAGTCAATTAGTTAGCTTCCTCCCTACGATCGCATGTCATCGATCGAGGAGATAAAGTGGTTCTTTATATGCCGAATACGAAAGAGTTTCTCTTTATTTATTATGCTGTTCAACGAATTGGTGCCCTAGTTGTACCGATTAATGCAAAGCTGATTGCAGCAGAAATCACAAGCAAGGAAGAAAAACCGTTAAATCGATTGCTGATTGTACTAGTGAAAAAGAGTCCGCAGAGCAGGCGGTTCACTTCTCCCATGAAGCGATTATTACAAAAAACATAAGTAAAATAAAAAGACCTCACCTTCTTACTTATGAAGGTTGGGGTCTTTTGTAGGTTTTAAGTAGAAATTTTATCCTGGCTGCCTCTGACCAAGTTCTTGATCGATCAGTAAGAGTGCGGACGTGTTATCTCCTGCTAATTTCAGCCTTTCGACAATCGTAAGTGCCTGTGCTTCTTCGTCAATCTGTTCGCGTAGGAAATCCTGAACGATGACGGCCGTTTGCGGATCAATTTTTTTGATGTAGTTATAAGCCTGACGATAAGAATTCGTAACATACTGTTCGTGTTCTAAAACTTGCTGGAACGTTTCGAGCGGCGTTCCAAAGTCTGTCGATTGTTCTGGGAGAGCACCTAATTTAACAACGCCATCTTTACCGGCTAAGTAATTAATTAGAGTAAGAAGATGCGTTCGTTCTTCATCAGATTGAATTCTTAACCAACTGGCCATTCCAGTATAATTCTTTCGATCCAAGTAAGCAGACATCGCTAAATATAGCGTGGTTGAAATGTGTTCAATTTGAATCAGTGTGTTTAAAAGTTCTTGAACTTCTTTTTGTACCATTACAATCACCTCATCATCTTACTATCATCACAAGTTATGAAGATGTGGATTGTCTCGTTACGATTAAGAGAGCGACCTTCAAGTAGTAATCGATCATAAAAAAAAGAAGCGCAATTTGCGCTTCTAGTGGATTGAGCGGAAAACACCAACCACTTTACCAAGGATCGAAACATTATCAAGAATGATTGGTTCCATCGATGAGTTTTCCGGCTGAAGTCGGAAGTAGTTGCTTTCTTTAAAGAAACGTTTTACCGTTGCTTCGCCATCGTCCGTCATCGCAACAACGATGTCTCCGTTATTTGCAGTTGGTTGCTGCTTCACGATAACCATATCACCGTTATAAATACCAGCTTCAATCATACTATCCCCTTCGATGACAAGAATGAATGTATGCTCTTCATCCTGAGCGAACTGCTCCGGAAGAGGGAAGTACTCTTCAACATTTTCAATCGCTGTGATTGGTTGACCAGCTGTTACTTTACCAATGACAGGAACATTAACCGTGTGCTGACGTGGGATGTCGATCGCTTCATCAAGGCCCAACACTTCAATGGCTCTTGGCTTTGTTGGGTCTCTTCTGATATAACCTTTTTTCTCGAGTCTTGCCAGGTGGCCATGGACAGTTGAGCTTGAAGCAAGTCCAACGGCTTCGCCGATTTCTCTAACAGACGGTGGATAACCTTTTTGTTTTACTTCGACTTTAATAAAGTCCAGAATGTCCTGCTGACGCTTTGATAGTTTCATATTTCTGGCACCTCGTTCCAATCTATCTATTTGTTACTAGTATACCAGAATTTTTGTTCGCATACAAACATAAGTTCGAAGTTACTAGTTGACACGAACAGGGGTTCTGATTATACTAAAAACAGAACAAATATTCGTATATGGGGTGATTGGGATGAGAAAGCAAGCTGGGGGCTTGTCTGGAATTGATTTTCTTGTCATTATATCTTTTGTAGCTGTGTTAATTATTGTGTTCGTATCTTTGCGAACAGCTGCAGCTGAGGAGTATGATCGGTATACAACGATTCAACTGGAGCACGGTGATACGGTTTTAGAAATTGCTGATGAATATCGTTCCGCACATGAATTGTCTGATCAGAAATTTGTTAGCTGGGTTGAAGACGCTAATCGCATAGATGCTAATCGAATTACAGCAGGAGATACTCTCATCATCCCTGTTGAAGCGAACGCTACCGCACTTGGGGGTACAGAATAAAGAATGAACGCCGTTATTTATTGCCGAGTAAGCACAAAAAAAGAAGCGCAGGAGTCGTCTCTTGCAAGGCAAAAAGAAGAATTGCAACGTTTTGCATCACAGTCAGGTTTTACCGTTCACCGAATGATTGAAGAAAAACACAGCGGGTATGACATTGATCGCGATGGCATACTCGAGGTACTGGATTTGTTAAAAGAAGGGCAAGTCGAAGCATTGCTCATTCAAGATGAAACAAGACTTGGACGAGGGAACGCTAAAATTGCTCTTCTTCATGCCGTTCACAAATACGGCGGAACCATTTATACGGTAAATCAAAATGGAGAACTTCAATTATCGGAAGCTGATTCAATGGTGCTTGAAATTGTAAGTATTGTCGAAGAATTTCAGCGAAAGCTTCACAACTTGAAAATCAAACGCGGTATGGATAAGGCGGTGAAAGAAGGCTATCGACCGCAGCGAAATTTAAGTCATCAAAATAACGGTGGAAGAGACCGTGTTGAAGTACCGATCGAAGAAATTGTTAATCTTCGTAATCGTGGCTTAACGTTCCATGAGATTGCAGCAACGCTTAAAGGTTTTGGTCACCATGCATCAAAAGCTACGGTACATAGACGCTATAAGGAATATGTTGACGAACAGAGTGAGAAGCACTAAACTTGTCTATGGTAAAAAGATGCGTTAGCATAGAACGTACAAGTTGCAGTAAAGGAGCTTTTTTACATGCTTTCTCAAGATAAAATTCAACGAATTAACGAGCTATCTCGTAAATCAAAAGAGTCATCTTTAACAGATGCTGAGAAAAAAGAACAAAAAGATCTTCGTCAGGAATATCTGGCAAGCCTTCGTTCTTCTTTTAGTAACCAGCTTCACTCCATCAAAGTTGTGGATGAAGAAGGCACAGACGTAACGCCTGAAAAATTAAAAGAAAGCAAGAAAAATCGCGGCTTTCTTCAGTAAAAAATAGCCTAATTTTGCATTTAGCAAAATTAGGCTATTTTTATGGTTGCAATTTTTCAAATATTCGTTATACTGTACTATAACAAGATGTACTAATACAAAAACGGAGAGGGCGGATAAGATGTTTGTTGTAACTGATTCTGCAGCTGAGTTTTACAAAAACGAAATGGAACTTGGTCATGGTGATTGTCTAAGATTGTTTGTGCGTTATGCAGGAAGTGGGGACAGCGGTGGTTTTTCCCTTGGAGTCATGTCTGACCGGCCTTCATATGATGATTATAAGCAAGAAATTGGGGGCGTTACTTACTTTGTTCGACCGGATGATCAGTGGTTTGTTGATCGAATGAAATTAGATTATGATGAAAGCAACGGTGGCGTTCTTTGTGACCTGCCGAGTATGGCATAGCAGTCAAGGACCTGTACTATAACATCTATGTTATAGTACAGGTCCTTTTTTGAATTCGACAAAACTAGTGATGTGACGCTCCAAGTATAGACAATCCTTTTAGAGAAGGTGCAGTATACTGTTTTTTATATGATTTGTTCTCTGATAAGGGGGAAGTGGTATGAGGCATTATGAAATGTATTTTGTTAAACAACACATCGCCGCTCAATATGCTGGCAAAGAACATCTTTTGTATCACCTTTTCCTTGAAAGAAAGCGAGCGATCCAGGTGGATGAGAAAGACCTTCTCGATAAGCAGGTTTCCTTTATTACTGAGCCCATTGCAGAAGAGGAGCTAAACACTTATCTTGTCAGCGAACTAGGGGCGTTCCGGACGTACGAATACAAAAACGAAGGGCACCGGTTAAGTATAAATCAATCAAAAAGCGATGCTTCTTTGTTTGTGAGAAAAGAGAAAGTGAATGTCTATGCGACTGGTGGTACTGAAGTTGAAACAGTCTTTTTTGAGGTGATT
This genomic interval carries:
- a CDS encoding glycoside hydrolase family 2 protein, giving the protein MAIKTTYVLQKRASTEEEYPRPQFKRTAWYDLNGEWQFEFDDEDRGEPEKLFNQKKDLTQTIQIPYAYQSKKSGIEVDENHEVVWYKREFHWEKDTNKKLLLHFEAVDYHTKVWVNGEFIGEHEGGHTPFSFSISNAICNGENTIVVRVEDRNSVEQPVGKQSWKGDNFLCWYSRTTGIWQSVWLEEVPFQYIEDVKMTPRVEEGRLSIEASLPRQKKKAYFEANVYFKGEWIDTVGVWVKENQTSVELTANVESDQADFRVFYWTPDTPNLYDVTFQLFVDQEIVDTVESYFGMRSIEVQEGRILLNRDTFYQKLILDQGYYNDSLMTGNYEQMESDLLKVKEMGFNGVRRHQTIADRRYLALCDELGLVVWAEMPSSFKFSSTSMFRMMNETREMVQKHYNHPSVIIYTLMNESWGVNEIYHREDQQAFVNALYYQTKAQDPSRLVVGNDGWEHTLTDILTIHDYNSDAESLRNSYEKMDFVNGSPSKTSRKQNYAKGYAYRGEPIMISEYGGIAYGNEQSDVEWGYGSRPQTEEEVLHRLEELTKVIMENDSIQGFCYTQLTDVEQEVNGLLDHHHDYKFDPKKIKKILLSRQSNGFIFE
- a CDS encoding MFS transporter: METARKYASPNIETKEDIRPKEFASYFGYGFGQCISFGLVGSYILFFYTDILGISAAAASIIFLIARTWDAINDPMMASVMDTLHSRHGKFRPYLKVMPFFVAIITIVCFLPLDGLSPTAKLIYAGGTYILWGMIYTVSDVPYWSLSSVMSQDAQQRTKLITFANMGVFAGIALSPVLFVPLAEWLGGDDMGQGYFLATVVLMVFALPIMLNGFKNTKERVKAPKTKVKLSDAARAIKANKPMFAVLVVFFCNVFMNITQALNVFFFTYNLGSASLMSIFGIISLASCIGFFIIPTLAKRFKKKHMLMTIVALDIVIRVIWFTVGYSSVFVSFVFIAITMLLYTATGPLISSMLAETIEYTELKTGKRNEAIIFSGQTFTGKLSVAIAGGATGLILTWINYRPNEAQTDFTLDMMFFVIALLPALGSLIRLIVMYFYSYTEDEYNVIVEKLHERKLREQ
- a CDS encoding ArsR/SmtB family transcription factor, whose product is MKKLQLSFDNMVPINKALANQTRVQILKLLSDKPYNVNDLAEKLGLPFSTTASHVSKLEDVALIATELVPGRGTQKVSAMNYDRIVVDLYSSDEKKEEQQVTYEMPIGDYLDCHVVPNCGIVDEKGFIGMQDDPRSFYEPDRKQAQLLYFKDGYVEYRFPNRIPYGFRASELEISAEICSEAPNHKLDWPSDITAWVNHEEVGTWTSPGDFGGERGQLTPEWWRTNLTQYGLLKHWKLNKSGCYIDGEKISDQTIDDFQLSNYPYIAFRLGIKEDAVNSGGMNLFGPKFGNHEQGIVVHIKYDS
- a CDS encoding dihydroorotate dehydrogenase — encoded protein: MPDWSYHVIFKPFLSKWCPEFSREFIHQSMNCIASLPGGQHLIHFLGREEVSDELMVKIEDITFPGCVGLSSKIDPRLSGLKGFSHLGFGCIEIGPITKEPSEKYTKPTRLQNGSIALSKQGERAGLVKTLQRLGQSKLVQPAMFQLSGTNAELIEIARALKPYNGVYEIDYSEIDFTNMDVLRSIREWKSIYIRVPGNQIEKADLHSIFPYITGVVIDEVQGLDTLANLAIHKEAIVYCQNEYPSLRLVTVGGVKEPDDAVQLLNHGADLLFLSGEYVEVGPGLPKRIYEAINDESAFQEELSGWKDYFLFGLFIMIGGLIALVLSLTSIVLPYDESFMQLTREELLLFNERLLWFMAHDRMTLAGTMISGGIVYMTLSYYGVKNGLLWAKQAIDIAAIIGFLGILLFIGYGYFDWLHLLFWIILLPFYLRGYVKTKGIKRTPKSRNRRNDLAWRKGIMGQFCFVMLGFSFVLGGVIISGIGVAGVFVPTDLQYICMPADLIHSFNDRLISVIAHDRAGFGGAMMSVGLLVLMSALWGFQSGNTWLWWMFLIGGLPAFVAGIYVHIMIGYTTFIHLLPAYIVLALFFGGLYFSKSYLMGKYSY
- a CDS encoding VOC family protein, whose amino-acid sequence is MKFQDFNAVQVRIARPTDQFDKIIQFYEHGLGLQRVAEFTGHEGYTGVVYGLPQLSYQLEFTSHEEGSPCPAPTADNLIVFYIPNGEELKSVAERLQQMGHREVEPENVYWKKKGLTIEDPDGWRVVLMNTEGI
- a CDS encoding GNAT family N-acetyltransferase codes for the protein MEVRIHRLQESDAESLFHFEVANRSFFNKMVPDRGEDYYKFETFNDKLVQLITEQSLGLSTFYLVRDENGTIIGRINLVDFNHSNQSVELGYRISENQSGKGMATLGVKRVLDEVYHQNKIKHISARTTKDNLASQKVLENNGFTYISTDPDEVLLNGVKVNLIHYRWSK
- a CDS encoding ferritin gives rise to the protein MVQKEVQELLNTLIQIEHISTTLYLAMSAYLDRKNYTGMASWLRIQSDEERTHLLTLINYLAGKDGVVKLGALPEQSTDFGTPLETFQQVLEHEQYVTNSYRQAYNYIKKIDPQTAVIVQDFLREQIDEEAQALTIVERLKLAGDNTSALLLIDQELGQRQPG
- the lexA gene encoding transcriptional repressor LexA yields the protein MKLSKRQQDILDFIKVEVKQKGYPPSVREIGEAVGLASSSTVHGHLARLEKKGYIRRDPTKPRAIEVLGLDEAIDIPRQHTVNVPVIGKVTAGQPITAIENVEEYFPLPEQFAQDEEHTFILVIEGDSMIEAGIYNGDMVIVKQQPTANNGDIVVAMTDDGEATVKRFFKESNYFRLQPENSSMEPIILDNVSILGKVVGVFRSIH
- the yneA gene encoding cell division suppressor protein YneA, yielding MRKQAGGLSGIDFLVIISFVAVLIIVFVSLRTAAAEEYDRYTTIQLEHGDTVLEIADEYRSAHELSDQKFVSWVEDANRIDANRITAGDTLIIPVEANATALGGTE
- a CDS encoding YneB family resolvase-like protein, yielding MNAVIYCRVSTKKEAQESSLARQKEELQRFASQSGFTVHRMIEEKHSGYDIDRDGILEVLDLLKEGQVEALLIQDETRLGRGNAKIALLHAVHKYGGTIYTVNQNGELQLSEADSMVLEIVSIVEEFQRKLHNLKIKRGMDKAVKEGYRPQRNLSHQNNGGRDRVEVPIEEIVNLRNRGLTFHEIAATLKGFGHHASKATVHRRYKEYVDEQSEKH
- a CDS encoding DUF896 domain-containing protein, coding for MLSQDKIQRINELSRKSKESSLTDAEKKEQKDLRQEYLASLRSSFSNQLHSIKVVDEEGTDVTPEKLKESKKNRGFLQ
- a CDS encoding HesB/YadR/YfhF family protein, with product MFVVTDSAAEFYKNEMELGHGDCLRLFVRYAGSGDSGGFSLGVMSDRPSYDDYKQEIGGVTYFVRPDDQWFVDRMKLDYDESNGGVLCDLPSMA